One genomic window of Gemmatimonadaceae bacterium includes the following:
- a CDS encoding aminopeptidase P family protein, translated as MLSVTCAVAVALATSSLPAQPPKGARVPEADALLSWSQQIEVRERWLSQRHTMLLPMMRRHNIGMWIVVNEEFHDDPITPFIAPPRPYTGNRDLFVFIYAGEARLRKFAITGYTEENLARFFDAPFTEPRPPAATLRDLYQQYKPLSIGLAIKGTRGQTRSLGFDAYRFLAETLGPEAEKTFVSAAELTQEYLDTRLPEELEHYRTAVTVTEAIVKRALSNAVITPGKTTVGDVRRALYDMLGAAGVRTWFQPDLRVQRAVGEVATSRGFLAVAPEPTVLRPGDVVHIDFGISYMGFDTDWQKMGYLLQPGESDAPTGLKKAMANANALQDALTQRVARPGMTGGSVFNGVMAEMKQQGIEAMIYSHPIGNQGHGLGSSIDFRSPLRSDTTTQNARLRLGSYLSVELNAATAVPEWGGRKVFIMLEDDAYLTAEGYRFFRPRQEQFYLVRSLVP; from the coding sequence ATGCTCTCCGTTACCTGTGCCGTCGCTGTCGCCCTCGCCACGTCCTCGTTGCCCGCGCAGCCGCCCAAGGGCGCGCGCGTTCCCGAAGCCGACGCCCTGCTGTCCTGGTCGCAGCAGATCGAGGTGCGTGAACGCTGGCTCTCGCAACGGCACACGATGCTGCTGCCGATGATGCGCCGCCACAACATCGGGATGTGGATTGTGGTGAACGAGGAGTTCCACGACGATCCCATCACGCCATTCATCGCGCCGCCGCGCCCCTACACGGGGAACCGCGACCTCTTCGTATTCATCTATGCCGGCGAGGCGCGGCTCAGGAAGTTTGCGATCACCGGCTACACCGAGGAGAACCTCGCCCGCTTCTTCGACGCCCCGTTCACCGAACCGCGTCCGCCCGCGGCCACGTTGCGCGATCTGTATCAGCAGTACAAGCCGCTCTCCATCGGCCTCGCCATCAAGGGCACGCGCGGCCAGACGCGCTCACTGGGTTTCGATGCCTATCGGTTTCTCGCCGAAACGCTGGGACCGGAGGCCGAGAAAACGTTCGTCAGTGCTGCGGAGTTGACACAGGAATACCTCGACACGCGCCTGCCCGAGGAGTTGGAGCACTATCGCACGGCGGTGACGGTGACGGAGGCCATCGTGAAGCGCGCCCTGTCGAACGCAGTGATCACGCCGGGCAAGACCACCGTTGGCGATGTCCGACGCGCGCTCTATGACATGCTTGGCGCCGCCGGCGTTCGCACCTGGTTTCAACCAGACCTGCGCGTGCAACGCGCGGTGGGCGAAGTCGCCACGTCTCGCGGCTTTCTGGCGGTGGCGCCGGAACCAACCGTGCTGCGGCCTGGTGATGTCGTGCACATCGACTTCGGGATCAGCTACATGGGCTTCGATACCGATTGGCAGAAGATGGGCTACCTCTTGCAGCCCGGCGAGAGCGACGCGCCGACGGGGCTCAAGAAGGCCATGGCCAACGCCAACGCGCTGCAGGATGCGCTCACCCAGCGCGTTGCTCGCCCCGGCATGACGGGTGGCAGCGTCTTCAACGGCGTGATGGCCGAGATGAAGCAGCAGGGCATCGAGGCGATGATCTACTCGCACCCGATTGGCAATCAGGGACACGGACTCGGGTCATCGATCGATTTCCGCAGTCCGCTGCGCAGCGACACCACCACGCAGAACGCGCGCCTGCGCCTGGGATCGTATCTGTCGGTGGAGCTCAACGCGGCCACGGCGGTGCCCGAATGGGGCGGCCGCAAGGTGTTCATCATGCTTGAAGACGACGCCTATCTCACGGCAGAGGGTTACCGGTTTTTCCGTCCGCGTCAGGAACAATTCTATCTTGTTCGTTCGCTGGTGCCGTAG